The proteins below are encoded in one region of Taeniopygia guttata chromosome 15, bTaeGut7.mat, whole genome shotgun sequence:
- the TMEM132B gene encoding transmembrane protein 132B isoform X3: protein MKSKVGTIVNFTYQHFSTQLEVTVWVPRLPLQIEISDTELSQVKGWRIPVTSNKRPTRDSEDEEDDEKKGKGCTLQYQHALVRVLTQFVAESSEFGGQLSFLLGSEWHFDITELVADFMKVEEPRVAKLQDGRVLAGREQGITTVQVLSPLSDSILAEKTVIVLDDRVTITDLGVQLVSGLSVSFQSSKGNKRAIVATTSAHDILRTPKQEAVVSAWVLFSDGSVTPLDVYDSKDFSMSITSLDEMVVSSHQSLQSLWPVVVAEGDGQGPLIKIEMVISEPCQKTKRKSVLAVGKGNVKVKFGQKDLDQKGSTNDIDDVEKDFKSHASNAIEKAAEQERTAQDWSKNHEDVAGPEDNANKSTTFISPIDQESLEDGQLQNNPTAFTGFPTQVEIPGENNPSDLSLTSRGLTDLEIGMYALLCVFCLAILVFLINCVAFAWKYRHKRFAVSEQGNIPHSHDWVWLGNEVELLENPVDISLPSEECTTMIDRGMQFEESNFLLNGSSQKTLHNHILRSSEYLCEKEVKSEPINPSGPKQKRVKFTSYTTILPEDGGPYTNSILFDSDDNIKWVCQDMNLGDSKELRDYMERLQDNM, encoded by the exons ATGAAGAGCAAGGTGGGCACCATTGTGAACTTCACCTACCAGCACTTCAGCACGCAGCTGGAGGTGACGGTCTGGGTCCCGCGGCTCCCGCTGCAGATCGAGATCTCCGACACCGAGCTCAGCCAGGTCAAGGGCTGGAGGATCCCTGTCACCTCCAACAAAAG GCCCACCCGGGACAGCGAGGATGAAGAAGATGACGAGAAGAAAGGCAAAGGCTGCACCCTGCAGTACCAGCACGCCCTGGTCAGGGTCCTGACGCAGTTCGTGGCCGAATCCTCGGAGTTTGGTGGCCAGCTGAGCTTCCTGCTGGGCTCGGAGTGGCACTTTGACATCACGGAGCTGGTGGCAGATTTCATGAAGGTGGAGGAGCCCAGGGTTGCCAAGCTGCAGGACGGTCGGGTGCTGGCTGGGCGTGAGCAGGGCATCACCACGGTGCAG GTTCTGTCCCCTCTCTCGGATTCCATCCTGGCAGAGAAGACAGTGATAGTTCTGGATGACAGGGTGACCATTACTGACCTGGGGGTGCAGCTGGTGTCAGGCTTGTCTGTGTCCTTCCAGAGCAGCAAAGGAAATAAGAGAGCCATCGTTGCCACCACCTCTGCCCACGACATCCTGCGCACTCCCAAGCAG GAGGCTGTGGTGAGTGCTTGGGTTTTGTTCAGCGACGGGTCGGTGACGCCCTTAGATGTCTACGACTCCAAGGACTTCTCCATGTCCATCACCTCCCTGGATGAGATGGTGGTGTCGTCCCACCAGAGCCTCCAGTCCCTCTGGCCCGTGGTGGTGGCAGAAGGGGACGGGCAGGGGCCTCTGATCAAAATTGAGATGGTGATCAGCGAGCCCTGCCAGAAGACCAAGCGCAAGAGCGTTCTGGCCGTGGGGAAAGGAAACGTCAAAGTGAAGTTTGGGCAGAAAGATCTGGACCAAAAAGGGAGCACCAACGACATCGACGACGTGGAGAAGGATTTTAAAAGCCATGCCAGCAATGCTATAGAGAAAGCTGCAGAACAAGAGAGGACAGCACAAGACTGGTCCAAAAACCACGAGGACGTGGCCGGTCCCGAGGACAATGCGAACAAAAGCACAACTTTCATCTCTCCCATTGATCAGGAGTCCCTGGAGGATGGCCAGCTTCAAAATAACCCCACTGCCTTCACAGGTTTCCCCACCCAAGTAGAAATACCAGGAGAAAACAATCCCAGTGATCTCTCATTGACTTCCAGAGGATTGACAGACCTGGAGATTGGCATGTACGCGCTGCTCTGCGTTTTCTGCTTAGCAATCTTGGTCTTTTTGATTAACTGCGTGGCATTTGCTTGGAAGTACAGGCACAAAAGGTTTGCTGTGAGCGAGCAAGGCAACATCCCCCATTCCCATGACTGGGTCTGGCTTGGAAATGAGGTGGAGCTCCTGGAAAACCCAGTGGACATTTCGCTCCCATCAGAGGAGTGCACTACCATGATTGACAGAGGGATGCAGTTTGAAGAAAGCAACTTTCTCCTTAATGGGAGCTCTCAGAAGACTCTTCATAATCATATCCTCAGATCTTCTGAGTACCTTTGtgaaaaagaagttaaaagtGAACCTATAAATCCTTCTGGGCCAAAGCAGAAGCGAGTAAAGTTCACTTCATATACAACAATACTGCCGGAGGATGGAGGCCCCTACACCAACTCAATTCTATTTGACAGTGATGATAATATTAAATGGGTATGCCAAGATATGAATCTTGGCGATTCCAAGGAACTTAGGGACTATATGGAAAGACTGCAAGACAATATGTAA